A region of the bacterium HR11 genome:
ACCTTAATGCCCCGGCTGATGAGCGCCCGCAGGTCCCGCTCGCTCCGATAGAGGTAGGCCTGGATGGCGACGCCGACGCCCTCGAACTCGTCTCGGAGACGGTGAACGACCTCAAGGGTCCGGTCCGTGTAGTCGCTCCCCTCCATGTCGATCTCCACGTCCCGGCCATAACCCTGGGCCCGCTCGACGATGGCCCGGACCAGCTCGAAGCACAGGTCGGTCGACAGGTCCAGGCCGAGCTGGGTGAGCTTGACAGAGATGTTACTGTCGAGGTCCCGCCGGTGGATTTCCTCGACCTGCCGGAAGTACTCGGACTGAGCCGCCCGGGCTTCATCGGGTGTGTGCACGTTCTCGCCCAGAAAGTTCAGGCTGGCCTTACTGCCCCTACGGTTGAGCTCGACGATGGCCGTGAGGGCCTCCGTCAGGGATTCCCCGGCGATGAAGCGGCGGGCCGCCCGGCGCGTCGGGGCAAATCGCACGATGCGGTCCTGCATCCGAGGAACCCGACTGAGGTAAAGGAAGAAGGCACGAAGCATAACAACCCTCCCTTTCCGTAAAACGCCCCTGGGGCCATCGGGGGTCCCAAGGTCGGTAGACGGGCCGTTCGGCCATCCGGCAGGTGGGCCATTGGGCAGGTCAGCCGATGGGCAGATAGGCAGTTCGGCAGGTGGATAGAGGGAAATGAGTTGAATACCCAGCCGTCCGTAGGAAGCCTGGGAATACTACTTTGTCATCAGAGTCGTTCGCCTCGTGAAAACCCGTATGGATTCGGCTTTTCGACCCTTCGGGGAGGACGGTTTTTCAAGCCAAGGGCCATTCGGCAGTTCGGGAATCCGGGAAGGCCGCTCGGCGGCCGACGTAGAAGGCAGGGGCATCCATCGTTCCAAGTCCCTACGTCTCCCTGAAGTTTTCCTGACCCTTCGCCGCATGGGCTCATGACCCCTATTGGCTCATAGCTCATGGCTCATAGCTCATAGTCCCATGAGCCATCAGCTGTGAGCCATGAGCCAATGCGGCTATGAACGAACTCGTCTCAAAAGTCCCTGATCTCAGCGAGAGAGAAGCTTTAGATCAAGGCCCTCACCCTACCCTCTCCCCCAGGGAGAGGGTTTTGAGATGAGTTCAACCATAAATCACCCTGGCTCGCCACTTCGTCACTCCGTCACTTTGAAAAATCGTGCTTCCCGGGGGATGGGAAAGGTTGTTCCGACGCCATTTTCACGAACCGAACGGCTCTGCTATCTGGCGAGCTACCCATCTGCCCGACTGCCGAATGCTCGAACGACACCCGTACCGAATGCCCCATAAAGGGGCAGACCGGGAAACACTCCCGGGCCGCCCCTTTCAAGCGATCGAGCGCCATCGTCCGACTCCTCGGTTCAGGCCCCACCTCACGGCAAGGCGGCGATGATTCGGCGGTATTCGTCTTCCGGAAAAGCCTTCAGGGTCTCCGTCTTCACATTCCCCTGCATGCCGATGGTTAGAAGCAGGCGGGCCGCCGTCTCATCGTCGGGGGCCTCGATGATGCTCACGGCATCGTATCGACCGAAGGTCAGGTAGAACGCCTTCATGGCCCCCCCTGCAGACTGGAGGAGCTGGCGGACAGCGTCGACCCGTTGGGGTCCCTGCTTGATGTTCTCGATGCCCTTTTGGGTGTACCGGATCAACACGATGTAGGTGGCCATGGCCGACCTCCAGGGTGTCGGGATTGGGTCTCCGGCGTTCAGTGTCGGGTGCTCGTTCGCCCATCCCAAACCACCGAAAACCGAACCCCGAGGCCCATATCCAGCTCGATAGGTCGCAACTTCCGGTGGCCTTGCATGGCCTGGGATCCGACCTTACTATCTTACCAGGTCCGTTCGATTCGTGAGAGCCGGCCTGAGGTCCGCGCTTCGTATCTTCTCATCTGCCCATCTGCCCGAGACGACGGCTCATTACGCCGTCCCTTCGTCGCGAGGTAAGCTGTCGCATGAACAGCCGAGACATTCGGGAAACGTTTTTACAATTCTTTGAGGCCCGGGGCCACCAGCGGGTCCCCAGCTCGCCCCTCGTCCCGGCCCGGGACCCGACGCTCCTCTTCACGAACGCCGGCATGAATCAGTTCAAGGACGTGTTCCTGGGCGTCGAACGGCGGCCCTACCGGCGGGCGACGACGGTCCAGAAGTGCATGCGGGCCGGGGGCAAGCACAACGACCTGGACAACGTCGGCTTCACGCCCCGCCATCACACGTTCTTCGAGATGCTCGGCAACTTCTCTTTCGGCGACTACTTCAAGCGGGAGGCCATCCCCTGGGCCTGGGAACTCGTGACCGACGTCTTCCGCCTCCCGACAGACCGCCTGTGGGTGACGATCTACGAGACCGACGACGAGGCCTTTGACATCTGGCACCGGGACGTCGGCGTCCCGGCCGACCGCATCGTCCGCCTCGGCAAAGCCGACAACTTCTGGGCGATGGGCGAGACGGGGCCCTGCGGTCCCTGTTCGGAGATTCACTACGACCTGGGCCCCGAGTTGGGCTGTGGCCGGCCGACTTGTGCCCCCGGCTGTGACTGCGGCCGTTTCCTGGAATTCTGGAACCTCGTGTTCATGCAGTACAACTGCAACGAGCGGGGCGAGCTGGAGCCCCTGCCGAATCCGTCCATCGACACGGGCATGGGCCTCGAGCGGATGGCCAGCATCCTCCAAGGTACGTTCGACAACTTCCATACGGACCTCTTCCGACCCATCCTTGAGGTCATCGCCGACGAGTTCCACGTGAGCTACCCGACGGGGGACCGGGCGAAAGACATCGCCCTGCGCGTCATGGCCGACCACGCTCGGGCCATCGCCTTCGTGCTGTCCGAGGGCGTCCTCCCGTCCAACGAGGGCCGGGGTTACGTCATGCGGAAGATCATCCGGCGGGCCCTCCGCTTTGGCCAGGTCTTCGACCGACACGAGCCTTACATGTACAAGTTTGCCCTGTTCGTCGTCGACCTCATGAAGGACGTGTACCCCGAGCTGGAGCTGGGGAAGGACATCGTCCGGAATGCTTGCTACGCCGAGGAGGAGCGCTTCTTCCGGGTCATCGAGACGGGCCTCGAGCGCCTCCGGGAGGTCCTGGACCGCCATCGGGCCGACGGCGTCCTGCCGGGCGCCGAAGTCTTCCGGCTGTACGACACCTACGGCCTCCCCGTGGACCTGGCCGAGGAGGTCGCCCGGGAGGCGGGCTTACGGGTCGACCTGGAGGGCTTCGAGCGGGAGCTCCGGGAACAGCAGGAGCGGGCCCGGCGGGCCTGGAAGGGCGAGGAGGCCCTCGAGGACATCGCCGTCTACCGGGAATTGTCCCAGCGGTACGAGACCCGCTTTCACGGTTACAGGCACCTCCGCTGGGAGGACGCCCGGGTCCTGGCCCTCCTGAACGAGCAGAAGCGGTCGGTCCGGGAACTTCGGGAGGGCGAGCGGGGCGAGGTCATCTTGGACGAGACGGTCTTTTACGGGGAATCCGGCGGTCAGGTCGGCGACGTCGGTGTCATCCACACGCCCCATGCGCAGGTCCAGGTCGTCGATACGAAGATTTACTTCCACCGCCTGATCGTCCACCACGTCGTCGTCCGGGAAGGTGTCCTGCGGGTCGGCGACAGCGTCTCGATGGAAGTCCCTTACAATCGGCGGTGGTCGACGATGCGGCACCACACGGGGACCCACCTCATTCACTGGGCCCTCCGGGAGCGCCTGGGCTACCACGTCAAGCAGGCCGGGTCCTTGGTCGCCCCGGACCGCCTCCGGTTTGACTTCACGCACTTTTCGGCCCTGAGCCTCTCGGACATCGAGGAGCTCGAGCGGATGGTCAACCTGAAGGTCTGGGACGACTACGAGGTCGAGGAAAAGTTCATGCCCCTCGAGGAAGCTCTCCGCCGGGGGGCCTTGGCCTTCTTTGGGGAGAAGTACCCCGACGTCGTGCGGGTCATCCAGATCGGGGACTTCAGTAAAGAGCTTTGCGGCGGGACCCACGTGTATCATACGGGTTGGATCGGCCCCTTCGTGATCGTGCGGGAGTCCAGCATCGGGGCCGGCCTGCGCCGGATCGAGGCCCTCGCCGGGGAACCGGCCGTCCGGTATCTCCAGACCCAACGGGCACTCGTCCAGAAGGCCCTTCAGGTCGTCAAGAGCGCCGAGCACGAGCTCATCGACCGGCTCCAGGAACTCCTCGAGCGGAACCGGAACCTCCAGAAGGAGCTGGAGCGTCTCCGCCGGAAGCAGTTAGAAGGCGAGACGGTCGCCACGCTGTTTCATGCCGACGAGACCGTCCACGGCGTCCACGTGATGGTCCGGGGCTATACGGACGTCCCCGTCGAGGACCTCCGGGCCCTGGCCGACCGGGCAAGGACGCGAGACCATACGGTCGTCGTCTTGGGCTCCCGAGTCCAGGACCGGGCCTTCCTCGTCGTCGGCGTCCACAAGGGGCTGACGGACCGCCTGCCGGCCCACGAGTTGATTCGGTCCCTGGCCCCCCTCATCGGGGGCGGGGGCGGGGGGCGCCCCGACTTTGCCCAGGCGGGGGGCACCCGGCCGGACCGTCTGGAGGCGGCCCTCCGAGAGGCCCTGGCTTTCGTGCGGCAGAGAATCGAGGCGCCGGCCATATCCCGGGATCATGCCTGATTCCCGATGTTTTGGGAGGGGACGATGCCAGCGACGCTTCCCCTGGACGCATACGAAGCCCTGGAGGAGGAGCTGGGGAAGGAACGGGCCCGCAGGCTGATCCAGGCCCTGGAGAAGGCCGTGGACGCCGTCGTCGAGAGCAAGTGGTCTCAAGTCCGGGACGAACTCATCGCCCGGCTGGTCACGAAAGAAGAGTTTCAGGCGGGCTTGGACCACACGCGGACGGAACTGACGGCCCAGATCGGGCAGGTCCGGACAGAACTGACGGCCCGCATCGAACAGGTCCGGACGGAACTGACGGCCCGCATCGACCGCGTCTATGCCGAGCTGAGCGCCCGCATCGACCAAGTCTACGCCGAGCTGAGCGCCCGCATCGAACAGGTCCGGACCGAGCTGACGGCTCGGATCGAGCAAGTCCGGACGGAACTGACAGCCCGCATCGAACAGGTCCAGACAGAACTGAACGCCCGCATCGACCGCGTCTACGCCGAGCTGAGCGCCCGCATCGAACAGGTCCAGACCGAGCTGACGGTTCGGATCGAGCAAGTCCGGACGGAATTGATAGCCCGCATCGAGCAGACTGCCGCCACCTTGGACGCGAAAATCGACCGCCTGAACATGAAGCTGAACTTTGTCCTGCTCCTGCTGCTCCTCATCGCGACCCTCTGGAACCCGGCCGTCGCCGATTTGATCCGGAAACTTTTAGGCCTCGGA
Encoded here:
- the alaS gene encoding Alanine--tRNA ligase → MNSRDIRETFLQFFEARGHQRVPSSPLVPARDPTLLFTNAGMNQFKDVFLGVERRPYRRATTVQKCMRAGGKHNDLDNVGFTPRHHTFFEMLGNFSFGDYFKREAIPWAWELVTDVFRLPTDRLWVTIYETDDEAFDIWHRDVGVPADRIVRLGKADNFWAMGETGPCGPCSEIHYDLGPELGCGRPTCAPGCDCGRFLEFWNLVFMQYNCNERGELEPLPNPSIDTGMGLERMASILQGTFDNFHTDLFRPILEVIADEFHVSYPTGDRAKDIALRVMADHARAIAFVLSEGVLPSNEGRGYVMRKIIRRALRFGQVFDRHEPYMYKFALFVVDLMKDVYPELELGKDIVRNACYAEEERFFRVIETGLERLREVLDRHRADGVLPGAEVFRLYDTYGLPVDLAEEVAREAGLRVDLEGFERELREQQERARRAWKGEEALEDIAVYRELSQRYETRFHGYRHLRWEDARVLALLNEQKRSVRELREGERGEVILDETVFYGESGGQVGDVGVIHTPHAQVQVVDTKIYFHRLIVHHVVVREGVLRVGDSVSMEVPYNRRWSTMRHHTGTHLIHWALRERLGYHVKQAGSLVAPDRLRFDFTHFSALSLSDIEELERMVNLKVWDDYEVEEKFMPLEEALRRGALAFFGEKYPDVVRVIQIGDFSKELCGGTHVYHTGWIGPFVIVRESSIGAGLRRIEALAGEPAVRYLQTQRALVQKALQVVKSAEHELIDRLQELLERNRNLQKELERLRRKQLEGETVATLFHADETVHGVHVMVRGYTDVPVEDLRALADRARTRDHTVVVLGSRVQDRAFLVVGVHKGLTDRLPAHELIRSLAPLIGGGGGGRPDFAQAGGTRPDRLEAALREALAFVRQRIEAPAISRDHA
- the fadM_2 gene encoding Proline dehydrogenase 1, with the protein product MLRAFFLYLSRVPRMQDRIVRFAPTRRAARRFIAGESLTEALTAIVELNRRGSKASLNFLGENVHTPDEARAAQSEYFRQVEEIHRRDLDSNISVKLTQLGLDLSTDLCFELVRAIVERAQGYGRDVEIDMEGSDYTDRTLEVVHRLRDEFEGVGVAIQAYLYRSERDLRALISRGIKVRLVKGAYREPPDRAFPRKRQVDENYRRLMDILLAEAPRFAIATHDIRMIRHAVEYVRAHGITPPRTFEFQMIYGIRRDLQQKLLEEGWPLRVYVPYGTHWYPYFMRRLAERPANVGFILRHLFR